The Cystobacter fuscus DSM 2262 DNA segment CAGGTGAACCCGCACCCGGATGGGTTCGCCGCGGCGTGCAAGCGCGTGGCGGCGAGCAATGATCGGGCCTGCCTCAAGTGCCACGCCGAGTCGAGCCTCGCCCAGAAGGGGTGCCGCTGATGCGCCGGTTCTTGTGGCTGGGGCTGCTGGGATGCGCGGCGTGTCTGGAGCCCGGCGAGCCCTTCCTCGCCGCGGCCGACGCGGATCCACCGGACGTGGTGTCCACCGAGCCGGGCGCCGGAGGCACGCTGGAGGCGGGCGGCACGCTGCAGATCCTCTTCTCCGAGCGGATGGACGCGCGCACGCTGCGCCCGGGCATCGCCGTCTTCGAGGGCCGGGCGGAGGTGGCGCTGGAGGTGCTGGTGCCCGCGGAGCCGGAGGGGCAGGACGATCTCGAGCGGGGGGACGTGCCCTCCACCGTCACGGTGCGCGCCAGCGCGGGCGCCTTCACGCCGGGCACGGCCTACACGCTGGTGCTGCGCACGCTGCTCACGGACACCCAGGGCAATCCGCTCGCGCAAGAGGTGCGGGTGCCCTTTCGCACGGAGCCTTGAGGGCCTCCGTGCGAGGGGGAGCCGCGGCTCAGCGCTGGTGGCTCAGGTAGCGGCGGATCTCCTCGGCGAACTGCTTGCACGCCGCCACGTCGGGCGCGGAGGGGCCGAGCTTGAGCTTCTTGTCCTCCTCCACGAGGTAGCGCTGGTCGAGCATGTAGGCCACCGCGTTCTCCAGCGTCACCTTGGCCAGTGACTCGGCGGCGGTGATGCGGCCGGAGTGGTACTCGGCGCGGCCGACGTCCAGCGCCTGGCGCACGAAGGACTTGCGATCCTGCACCGCGCCCGTGGACACCTCG contains these protein-coding regions:
- a CDS encoding Ig-like domain-containing protein, with the protein product MRRFLWLGLLGCAACLEPGEPFLAAADADPPDVVSTEPGAGGTLEAGGTLQILFSERMDARTLRPGIAVFEGRAEVALEVLVPAEPEGQDDLERGDVPSTVTVRASAGAFTPGTAYTLVLRTLLTDTQGNPLAQEVRVPFRTEP